tgaaatcatgacctgaaccgaaatcaaaagttggatgctcaaccagctgagccacccaggtgccctaacagtGGACTGAAGTATGTTCGTAACAGGATTCTATGGCTTCTTAGGGCAAATACTTCAGGTTGTTCCTGAATATTGGTATTTGGGGAATATTCATcttgatatttgtgtatatgaaAGAATGCTATACTTCTTTATAAACTATGGGTGTTGGGTTGAGAATCACAGatggaatttataaaaataagatttgaaaAACTTTTTGGTACTTGTGGAATAAAAAATTATAGCATGTATGTAACTTAAGCATAATAATGTATTAAGCTGAAGTTtaaaatactctttatttttgaaatattgttttaattttaggggcccctgggtggtttattggttaagtatccaacttcagctgaggtcatgatctcacggttcatgggttcaagccccatgtcaagctctgtgctgacagctcagagcctggagccttcttcaaattctgtgtctccctctctctctgccccacccctgcaagtgctcactcactcacaaataaaacattaaaaaaaaactttttaaaaatattcttttaattttaaatgtagagaATATCTTACATCTTTGGGTCAAGAATAAAAAATCTatagtgcaggggcgcctgggtggctcagttaattgagcatccaacttcggctcaagtcatgatctcatggcttgtgagttcaagccccacgtcgggctctgtgctgacagcaaggagcctggagcctgtttcagaatctttgtctccctctctctctttccctcctctgttcatgctctgtctctctctctctctctctctctctctctctctctctcaaaactaaataaacattttaaaaaattaaaaaatataatgtattgtgTGTGCACCTTGATACAACACCTTGTATTTATCCCTGTTGGCAAATACAGGTTCAAAGTTCTGATAGTTCCAAATGGAGAAGTGAATTATATGTATTAAGCACAATTACAGTTTTAGAAGAGATCTATGAAAAACATTGCTTCTACATTTTTAGTGATAACACTTAAATGATAATTAATGAtaacaattctattttaaaataaattgagatagaGCCTTCTACTTCTCTCTGTAAACTAATCTTATCCTTGACTCCTTTAGGTGATGCTCATCCAGTAAAGATAACAAATTGTTCTCTGCTTAAGATTTCTTCAGATACAAAAATGGCATTATAATGTTGCTTCTTGATTTACTCTGGCTTGGATTTCTTAATTCACGCTCATTAATCTAATTTTCCCGTCTTTGATCACATGGTGGCACAGCAGTCTTTCAGTGGTTTGCAAAATATAGAGCCTGAAACCAAACAGTGtgctgaaggaaagaaataataaggataataaatCCCTTTCATTTAAATTACGTTGAAATATACGTACAGAGAACTGCACGGTTTATAAGTGTACAGTTTGATTTTTGCAAAGCCAATACCTGGGTGATCTCAAACAGAATGTTACCAtagcaaaaactttttatttaaggaTATTGCTCTCATTTTCTGTTTAGCTTAATAATACAGGTATATCTCCACCACTCCCAGTTATTGTAAAGTAGAAACATTTGAAACCTATGAAAACTTTATAAGCTAAGAGGGTCTAAAGCAAAGAAGCAGTTACCATTTACTTATATGGAAAAATTTTCAGCATTTCcagaccccaaaaataacctctttttggcttttctgataccttaaaacacatcttgctaatggatgtccaaaataaattgagataaagtACAGATGTTTACAGACATAATCCAAAGCTGTGAAATGCTGAGTTTAGTTCACAGGGAAGCAGCTTGGCAGTGGTACTCTCGCTGCTTGGGGTGCACACCGCCTCTGTAATGGTTTTCTGCAAAACAAATGCTgtacagtatttgtgtttttcttcctttttttttgtttgttttttgtataagagaaaatcttcagatttACTTCAGTTAGTGAAAACTGATACCAATGTAGGTCTTTCGTAAAAGTGAAATGGTGTTAACACAAGcttttgaaaactgagaatatTTTTCTGGTCCCTTATTCAGCCAccatctttctgtctttctttgaaactttgtatattttagttaatttactCCCAGAAAATGGTTTTAGCCAAGAGCTGATGACATGATTTTTCACAGTGCTACTTGAGACACAAAGGCAACCTATTATAATCTTGGTAATAGCACATGAGATTTAGGTTTAAGTCAAGATTATTGGTATAATGTGGAATCATTGAACATTTGGAAATAGTGAAGGAAATCAAGGTATAATTTCATCAGTAGCTTCTGAAGCACATAGGTCAAGTGATAATACTTAAACTGCAGTAGGTAAGAGTCATGGGCACAAATGTGAAGGTATCTTGACTGGGTGTCTTGCACCTATATTTAgctcagtaaataaaaataatgttggaGCTCATGATATGCAAAGTCATGAAGTAAGTACTCTAGAACTACGAAAGATTAACTGAAAATAGGTCCTACCTGTAAGTGCCCATATTTCAATGTGGAAGATAATATAGGTTATGAGAACTGTGTAAATGGTTGTAGAAAgtagttattttataaaaagtaccCGGtgctatataaaaaaataaaggaagcctTTTTGGCCTAGGTAACATTTagtatttgtatttaaaagagcattttgaaaagaaataaggaaaggcatcaaaatgggaAAGCAGGGAAGATGCTGTGTAGTTTTGGaggataaaaatttttaaagtgaaagagaaaagggtGGGCCAGATAGTGTAGATTTTGAATTGTGGACTAAAAGTGGCAGTTGGGAACCACTTGGAATTTTTGAACTGGATAAGTAAACTATATCCCTGATCCTGTAACTGGAAATCTATTGAAAAAACACatgcattattaaaattttagattagAGTTTTGCACCGGTATTCAAATCCATATTCTTTTAGACTTGGGTAAACTGCATTTCTTACAGTCCATATCTTAGTGTATTgacattattttccatttacagttgacccttgaacagtggGTTTGAACTGCGTGGATCCACTTGTATGTAGGTTTttttacagtactataaatgtattttctttatgatttttgtaatatttttggctttattgtaagaatacagtatataataacatcatacaaaatacatgttaaccaactgtttatgttattggtaaggcttccagtcaacagtaggcttcTAGTAGTTATGTTTTGGGAAGTCAAATGCTGTATGTAGATTTTCAATTCCGTAATGGAAGGGAAGGTCATAGCCCAAACCCTCATGttcttcaagggtcaactgttGTAGGTAATTGGTGTTTGGTTTTGTATGATCATTTTTCTAGTAACAGGAATGAAAGCTTTttgtgtcattaatttttttttttttttttttacttagaatattaatattaattcagCTGTGTTACTAAACTGTTTTGTTTGTGCCTGTGCTCCTGGCCCTAATTGTGCGGCCTTCGGGAGTAGAATCCTTTGATTTTGTTATTGGTACAAAAGGGATGATGAGAATGATGGTTTACTAGTTGATGAATTGAGCAAATTCAAATAAAATGCCTTTAATTGGAGGACAACATGCATTTATACTTGTTAAGAACATAGGCAGTCActgtaaacattttaagaaatgtttcttgACATAATACACATTCTTATGGGGaattaataacttattttttggtTAGTGTTATGAGTTATTCAGATTTGAGGGCAATAGCaagaagtctttttttctctttttgaaggaAGACAAAGTCTCTTAAAAACTTAGGTAATAAGGGATtgatttaaaaaagcatgtagggtcacctggctggctcagtcagtagagcatgtgactcttgatctcagggttgtgagttcaagcctcacgttggatgtagtgattacttaaaaataaaattaaaaaaaaaatgtagtgtgTATACTTTGAACTTAACCTCAGAATTATAGTGACCACACAGCCGGTTATATATTTAGAGAATCAGGTGTACCTcacttagttttctcatttgttaaatggaataataataataattcactgTTTCACCTTATAAAGTAATTGGGgattaaatggaatcatttacATGAAAAGTTTAGTACAGTTCCTGTATAGGGCTCAAAGACAAATGTTGTTGATGAGTAGTAAAATTAATGGAATACTAAAATGTTTTGATTCTTTAAGTTCGTTATGGTGGCATTTTTTCCATATCCATAACTAAAGTTTAGAGTGTGTGCATATAAGTAATATTTTCCTTGGGGatacttctcttattttttaactcaGCCTCTGCTTTTTTTGGTGGTCTCAAATACATGTCATCGTAATCTACCATTCTTTCACGTATAAACCCATAATTATTTGCTGAGTGAATcaataaatattctaaatgactcttggtttttctcatttttggatTTCCTACCCAGattgtttttactcttttaattaGTGTGAATCATATGAAGTTGTCATTTTTCACTAGTTCAGGAATAGTTGGTTGCATATCAGTCTAATGGTTCACCCTAGCAGTAAATTTGTAGTAGTCTTCTTTCATCATTTCCTGCTCCTGCTGTTTTCTGCTATTTCTGCAGCTGTTTTTAAATCCCATCTGTGACCATTTTCTTTATCCTgggtttggggggggagggggagggttcctcttctactttttgctTTGTACTCTGTTACCTTCTTTcgtctcttttttctctgtttatggaagctctctgcccttccctctgtgtATTTCTGGTAACCTGGAGACTTTCTTGGTGGGCTGTTGCTATGGACATGTAATAACAATTTCTAATGCACATTTCTTGAAGAGCCCAAAGTTAAGGTGTTAGAACAGGAGAAGctagcatatttttatttcttctacttcCTTGAATTGAATGTATAACATTAACAGTGGTAGATTGTAGTCTAAAGGTAGGTGAATCTTCTCTGTTAACCATAATTGGAGAATATCCTCTTTTCTAAACTTCCCatctttaggggtacctgggtggcttagttggttaagcgtctgactttatctcaggtcatgatctcatggttcgggagttcgagccccgcgtcaggcttgtgctgacagcttagaccctggagcctgctttggcttctgtgtctccctctctgtctgccccttcactgctcatgctcgctcactctttctcaaaagtaaacatttaaaaaaaataaaaaacatttttttaaacttccatttTTACAGCTCAGGCAAAAATCTTAAATTACTTATTACATGATCCCTGTCCTGAAGTTCTGGTCTCTGGTTTTATCGTAGTGCCTAGATAAAACCTGTCTGCAAGGATAGCAATTTTCTGCTTGAGGAGAAGTTGTAGCCTAAGGGAGAAACAAGTTATCTTTGAGACGGAATGTCTCTTCTAAGGAAGAGGATGTTTAAAGATCTTAGCTTCTGTGTCCTGACTCTAGTCTTTCTCTGTTAGTTTATCCACTGAATAGATCGCTTTGCCTTGCCAACAGTCAGCTTTCTGCATCCTAAGAGATCTTTCCCTCAGCTGTATTCTCTTCCTGTGTTCCTTTCTCTTATTCTCAAcatattagaatttaaaaaataatattctttactCATGGCCttactgcctctttttttttttttttatactttatttttgggtaatctctacaaccaacgtggggctcaaacttacaaccccaagataaGAGTCGCATGCTGCATTGACTGAccagccaggcgcctctgttGCCTCATGTTCTACTTAATATTTTAGAGCCTGGCTTTTATATGCTTGCTACTTTCTTGAAAGTTGTTTTCAggcatttaaaaatcttgttGCCAATTTCAGTGGCAGTTTTTTTGGTTGTCCATGTTTTTGACTACATTTTGCATTGACAACTTTTTGAGGATTCTCTAGTGTTTTTGAATTTATCCATTCCTGATTCTTCTTCAGTCTTTGATTACCTGCTTAGCTCTTCTTGAGTCCTAAAATTCCAGCATTTCCTCAAGAGCCtcattaaatttcttctttttcctcattgttttctttgttagcAATATCATAGTTCAATTCAGTCTTCTAGAGGAACCCCTCCCAAATCTGTATTTCTAGCTATGTTTGTACATCCAGATTTCAGCCCTGCATTTCTGGCTTCTGCCAGTTAACTTTGTGTGCCACTGGTACATCAACCCATTATGTTCAAAAGAGTGTCGGCTTCCTGTTTCTGAATTCCAGATATATCCAGCTGGTTGTTCAAGCTTGAAACCTTAGGGActtctttgattcctttttattgttggaattttgttttttatagccaatcttttttttcttttttaatacccATGTGTTGTCTTGTATATATACTACAACACTATTCTCtttgctgctgtttttttttttttttttttgcattatttgacTGATTAATTACCCTGCATTTCCCACTCTCCATACTCATCTACATGATTAATTTTAAAGCACAGTACTCATGTTTTCCTTATCTTAGTATTTATTGATTCCCTCTTGCCTATGGAATAAAATCTAGGCTTTTAGGCCTAGTATTCAAGGCCTGATATATGATGCAGTTAGTATGGTTGGAAGCAGGATGGAGAAGAATCAGGTTTGATGTCTGACTATAGGAGTGGGAAATAAAGCCAAGCTGTTAGAGAACCACATGTTTTTGAGTGTGGTTATCTAACAGGTAATTAATACTCATCCCATCTAAAAAACATTGAATCATATCTGTGTCCTTATAGCACTAAttcctttattattaataatCCTTCCCCGAAGAATAACATTGTCTTAATATTCTACCAAGGTTTAAACTCTTCCTTTTAGATCTTgtcattagttttttttaatgtttattttttatttttgagagagagagataacgagcaggggaggggcaagggtgGGGGTGCACAGAGCCAGCTGAAGCAGGGCCCAAGCTGCTCTTAGcatcctgatgtggggcctgaactcatgaagtgtgagataatgacctgagccgaagtcggacactttaccaactgagccacccaggtgccccaatatcatTTCTTACTCATGTactctgaatatttttctgtgtgtgttctaATTATTTTCTGGCGCCCATTGGCCGCCTCTTTAGAGGAATTCTTGCCAGTCCCAACAAAAAAGTGATTGTTTTAAGTGACTGGTTTAGTTTGAATAACTACATGACTTGTTAATTTGCTTGATTCTTTCATAGGAAGGACCATTAAGACCTGTTCTGGAATACATTGATCTGATCAGCAGTGATGATGAAGAGCCTAGCACCTCCCATAGTGATGTAAGTACATtatatttgatttgcatttctttcactTTAGTCATTTAAGAGGCCTTGTCTAAGACAATTACCAAGTCAATGATGGCTGTGTTTAGGAGCTGTAGTACTTGAGTGAATGGCCCATTTCTGTAGAATGAGCCATAGAAGGTATCCATTGAGTCCTTTGCCCAGAACATCTcctacttccagttttgttttttactttcagtgAGAATGTGAAAAGATAACATGATACAGCAAAGTTCTAAGACTTGAAGATGGTATCTgataaaagagaaatggaataaaaactgCAAGTGTTTTGGCTCCTTGTGCCCTTCTCCTTTCGTATCTCTCCTTAGGTGCCATGTATAACTGGATCCTTTTCTTCCAGAACCATGTGGCCACAGAAAGTTTGTTTTATCTTGGAAGAGAGGATGTGTGAAGATCCTTTAGAAAATGGAATGTGGGGAAGGGTTATAGGTGGTATAGTACTTCAGTTGTCATTCCTTTTAACCTTCTCTATTCATCAcatatttggggtgtttttttttttttctcttacctgtGATTTATTGGTTGTGGGTTTGACCCTTAAACTAATACTTCCCTTACTCTGAGAACCAAACTAGCTGAGCCCTTTGTAGTAACCTTGTCTTTCTTTTGTCTTAGCCCAAGTTTCTATTAATGGGCTATTGTCTTGATGGATTGATGGGTTGGAGACTCCTGGCCGGAATACTTCTTGCTTTATATTACAAGGGATTGAGACTTGGACTTGGAATCAGTATGCCTAGGTTTTAGCCTGAGCTTTACTCCTTAGTAATTTTGTGACTCTGGATAAATTAAGTAGCCTTTaatcttaatttctttatcagataataatacctacctcacagggttgttgtgaggacaaAATGAAGTGACAAATACATACTATGTAAGCTCCTTGGAAACTACAAACCATAAAGTAGGACTATGCAACTGGCAAGTTTTATCattattcatttatgttattCATGGAGAGGGAACAAGAATCTTTAAAGGACTTAAAAGTGACTCTTCAGTGGGgactttgagaaatatttttgtgtgtgtgattttcagTGGAACTTTTCCCAAGTTCTCTATACTATTATAAACTTCTACTTGTTGACTTACATACATTggatgggattttttaaaaaaaagattgttaatCACCAGTAGTCTCACCACCTCTTCTTGTCCTAGCAGAAGACTGAGCAGTAGGCTAAGATGGCACCAGTTGAACTGGGCTtgtttttactctcttttttaaTAGAGTGCCAGATTATTGCCAGTAGTTGGTATTGGGTTTTGGGGGTAGTGAAGCTTGTGGCTTTGACTTCTATGATCCCCTTGCAGACCTGTAGTGGATTGCATCTTTCattgttataataattttaaaaattgagttctACTTACTGGTCATGCATCTCTGCACTTGAAAGTTAAcatattaaaagcatttttttttcttccttggtttTCTTGTTCATGTGGATAACCCAGAGAATGCCTGAGTCTAAGGTGCCATCCTCTGAGAATCATCGCCCAGAAATGTGCTCTAGCTGCAGTGTTCCTCTTCCCATTGGAGACAGCAGCTCCTCCTCTGGGAGTTGCACCAGCAGTCCACAAAGGATAGTTTCTCAACCTTCTTCTGTTGAGAACCCATTGGAGAACcagaaaaatgatcaaaataattcagatattaagatttctgagacagagacactTAAACCATCAGAAAATTATCAGACTCTGCCTTCATCTCCAGTTCTGGTCCCCCAAGAATCTTTGGCCTCTTCAGAGGTCAAGGAGGATTTACCTGTAGAGTCTTCTTCAGCTTCACAGCATGGACAAGATGCCATCCTTTATCTTCAGACACAGGTGGCTGAGATGTCACGAGTGATACGTGATCTGCAGTCTAGGAGCTGTTTTAGATTCCATCATTCTAGGCCAACTGAGAACTCCTCAGTTCCGTGGGACATCTCCACCTCCAAGGATGAAAATTTATCTACGGTTGATGAAGAAGCTGACTGCAAGTCCCCCTCAGCTGATGACAAAGGGCAGCCAACTGATCCCAGTCAGTCTAGTTTCACAGGTCTTTTGAAAAGAATGGAACAAAGAGGTGTTATAAAGAGAGTAACATtacaatctgaagcagaatcaTGTGAAGGGAAACCTGATTATGTGACCTCTAAGAAACGTTTGGTTCCTCCATTGCATCCTCTTCTGAGAATTGCCACCACTGAGGTTTTTAAAGACCCTGCTGATTGCCATCCTTCTTCCTTCATGGGGCACAGAGTATATCCTGTGGCCAAGGATACCTCTCCTTTCCAACCAAATCCACCAGCCGAGGGCCCTATTGTAGAAGCACTAGAGCACAGCAAAAGAGGAAGCACAACATCTCCTCTAGATTCTACCTCAAAAGAAATGGAGGTCATGGGTTGTAGATTCTACCATGCTGCTTCCATTGCAGCCCGAGCTGCTAGTTACATGGCCTATATGACTCAATATCAGCGTAAACTCTGGGAAGACATGGAGGATCTGGTTCATGACCCAGAGTTTGATCGTGGAAAAGCAAGATGTATAATATCGGATGGTATGGATGCTGGCCTTTGGCAGCTTTGTACTACTAGGGACATAATGGATTCTGTAGTCAGAGTTATGGCCATGGCAATAGACTACAGAAGACAAGCCTGGCTCCGACTTACATCTCTCACTAAGAAAACCCAGGAGAAGATCTCACACTTACCCTTTGATGGTACTTCTCTCTTTGGACAAGATGTAAATGCTGTTGTTGCAGaagaaaacagtataaaagaaaatgattatagAGACCACAACAAATACTATAACCAACATCGATACTTTTATAGTCATGATCAGAAAGCACATTATCACAATAGAGGATATTCCAAAGGAGATTGGTACAAACCTCGAAACCACCCCTATAGATATAGAAAAAAGGGAGAATCTCCAGAACGCCATGGGTACAAGAATTAATAACCTGTTTGCATTCAGCAGTGTAGTCATCCAAGATCCTAACTATTTTACTTGTTCCTCCCCACTCAAATAGGATCTACAGGTAGGAGGTCACCTCAGAAAATAAATGCATGTCTGGAATTATCACAGCTAACATGTAATTCTAGACTTTTGAAATAGAGACTTATGTTTTATTGGCCAAGTGACAGTAGAGACTTCCATCTGAGTAGGGTTGGACAAACGTTTACCCATTATTTCTGGTCCAAAGTAAGTTCAGAGGAGGGTACTCAGGAATCTGAATCCTCttgtgcttaaaaaaatataaatgatttgtTCCTCAGGAAAATCTTACTGGTAAACTGAGGACTAGCAGATCTGGGGCCTGGAAATAACCTGCTACTAGGTCTCTGTTTACTAATGCCAGAGGCAAATCCTTCATTTTTATGTCATCAGTGCTTCCTTGTTCGGGCTTCACCTTGTCAGATCTTCACAAAATGACAAATCTGTTGTGCTCTGTTTATGTCAGGACAATCTGACTCTTCAAGAGTCCATACTACTCTCAAGCTCTCTGAGACTTCAGCATCAACCGTGCAACTCTGTCAAGAACTGGAATACAAATCAAATTTTGCCAAATCCAGTTTGCTTCCAGTAGGATGGCTAGATGTTACAGGTCTACTGTGGACACCAGCTGGAAAAAGACTTTCCTTCTTGTAACATCTCTAAAAATTTTCACAGTAACTGTCCGTATCGAGACTGATGGCTACAGTGTCATTACCACTCAAAGCTACATGTGAGAGAATTCTTTGTTATCGTCATGGCCTAAGTCTTTGACCTGTCAAGCTCTCACATATAAACAAGCTGTGAGACCCATCATGGTGTTCTCTCAGGATATTCTAGGCCTTTCACCAAGATGACCTTCTTAAACAAACCTACCTTCTAAACAGTTAAACTTTTTGAGCTTGATAATTCATCACTctaaacacaaaaaggaaatgtgCATTAGTGTCCTGGAAATAAAGGATGTTCTACAATCCAGGCATGCAAATCTGAACTCTTATAGGAGAATTCCAAACATGCCTGACAATCTGGTCCTCTTACTGTAATAAAGAGGGATGCCATCAAATAGATGATGTTGAGAATCCTTAAGTGTTAGAGTATAACTATGGATGTAGTAAAGAGAACATCTCATGCAGTTCTGTTTCTGGATATCTGTTTAAACAATAACATCCAGTAATGATTTcttaaaagtctgaaatcaagacttCAGTAACATGTTCTTGGTTTATTGGTCCCTTATTCTAGTCAGACTCTTAATCATGAGAGACGACTTATCTTTTTGCTCCAAGTTGGTTCCATTAATAGTTCTTCACAATTCTGGAACTGGCAGCAGATACCTCAATTGTATATTCCACAGTATCTTTTTAATCTCAAGGCAGTGGCTGTGTAGTATACCAGTCCTTAGATCCTCGTTTTCGCAGCATGACTTCAAAAATGGAAGAAGTGTCAAGTTTGAGGGGTCAGAGTCCATCACCTAGTATTATTTGCTTGAcagccccccaaaaaattttttttatcaacagACTTAACATTTTGTATCTTCTTAGTTTGTAAAACATCTGCATTTTTTCATCTGCTTGGTCAAAATATTTTGGATCTACTGTTAGTGGAATATAACTGTTTTAGGGTTCATGTGGTTTCTATTTCTGCCGTAGTTCTTGCACAGTGGTGATTTACATTTTCTCCAGTGCCCCACTTTTTAATAGTTGAAGCTCATTCCCCCTCCATTGTAACTATATTCAGTACCCTTTTTACTACTTTTCTGCCTCTGTCTGATTGTTGAAGACACAACAGAGGTTGAAGACTCATAAATCCCTActtagaagttattttattttgtcagatAATTTCAGAATACTATGTTGGTCCCATTTGTAGATTAAGCTTAACAGACTTGATAGAGGAGATGATCTTGCACATTTGTTCATATCTAGATTTAGCATTTACCTTGAAAGACACAAGGGCCtaagaaatcataaagatttttATAGTTTGATATGTATCACATCAGTTAAGTGGTCTCATGTGCCCTTGACATGGCACTGTATAGCTTCTTTTTTGAAAGGACTAGTCACAGGTGAATTCAGTGAAGAGAGAGACCTTGGAACTGTTCTATATGGCTACACATAGTTCCGAGTTAGCTAAGGCTACTTTAATCTCCCACTTGTCcatttctcccctttcctcccctgaATCAGGTAGTGGGTTACAAATTTGATGATTTTTGAGGTACTCTTACTTTCCAGAATCCGAATCAAAAAATGATACGTGAAGATGGGATTCTCTGAAACTGCTTTGGCACTTCCACTTAACACAGgcctccttttaaaatttttgtttttaattgtggttaGAGACAAGACAACATAAAAtctaccatcttaaccatttttaagtgtacagttcactTGTGTTAGCTCTATTTACGTTGTATAGctcctcaaatattttataaaacagcaTTGCTGTTCTTGTGTTATTTATGTTGCTCAGTAGTAAAGTTAAAATTGCATTACCACTCTCCAGTTGATAGACTCAAGCATCTCCAGAGAATTTTcctaaaagtgaaaagaaatcccCGAATTGTTGACTGGGTAACTTCTGAAAGGGATTTGGATTTGGCAGTTGAGTGGGGATTGTCAGAATGCAGTAAATGGGAACAGCTTTTAGCTATAGATCAGTCTCTTGACTGCAGAAGAAACAGTATTCTTAACttgttacttaaaaatctttctctGGCATACTTGAATGATAATGGTGttacaaaactaaaaatgggGACTTGTTGTAGGGAGACAACCCCAATAGCATATGGAACTCACAGTTAGATAGTAAGTTTTCTTACTGTGCCTGCCATGGGCAGAGCCTGCCACAAAAA
The sequence above is a segment of the Prionailurus bengalensis isolate Pbe53 chromosome B2, Fcat_Pben_1.1_paternal_pri, whole genome shotgun sequence genome. Coding sequences within it:
- the ZNF451 gene encoding E3 SUMO-protein ligase ZNF451 isoform X7 codes for the protein MGDPGSEIIESVPPAGPEASESTTDENEDDIQFVSEGPLRPVLEYIDLISSDDEEPSTSHSDRMPESKVPSSENHRPEMCSSCSVPLPIGDSSSSSGSCTSSPQRIVSQPSSVENPLENQKNDQNNSDIKISETETLKPSENYQTLPSSPVLVPQESLASSEVKEDLPVESSSASQHGQDAILYLQTQVAEMSRVIRDLQSRSCFRFHHSRPTENSSVPWDISTSKDENLSTVDEEADCKSPSADDKGQPTDPSQSSFTGLLKRMEQRGVIKRVTLQSEAESCEGKPDYVTSKKRLVPPLHPLLRIATTEVFKDPADCHPSSFMGHRVYPVAKDTSPFQPNPPAEGPIVEALEHSKRGSTTSPLDSTSKEMEVMGCRFYHAASIAARAASYMAYMTQYQRKLWEDMEDLVHDPEFDRGKARCIISDGMDAGLWQLCTTRDIMDSVVRVMAMAIDYRRQAWLRLTSLTKKTQEKISHLPFDGTSLFGQDVNAVVAEENSIKENDYRDHNKYYNQHRYFYSHDQKAHYHNRGYSKGDWYKPRNHPYRYRKKGESPERHGYKN